CCGATTCCTGTCGCCCGAGCGCCTCCCCGGCGTGGTGATGTGGCTGGGCGTGGGGGCGTCCCTGGTCTTCCTGTTCATCGCCCTGGCCATCCGCCATCAGTACCTGAACACGCTGGTGCACGGCCTGAAAGACTACCGTCTCGACTTCGAAGACGTCAATCTCGAGCTCGACAAGGTGAAGGACGACGAGCTCCACGAGATGCTCCCCCAGATCGAGGACGCCGACGACCCCGGCAGCGTGGCCATCGTGACCCGCATCCTGGGGGTCCTTGCCTCACGAGGCGCCCTTGAACCGGTGGTGGGGAAGGTGTCGCACACCAATCCGGAAGTGCAGATCGCCGCCATCAACGTGCTCTCCGGACGCGCGCTGAAGAGTGGCCGTCCCCGTCTCGACGATACGCTCGAGCAGCGTCTGGAGGCCGCGCTGAACACGGTCGTGGAGGAGGTCGCGGCCCATCCCGAAGCGAGAGCCCGCGCCCTCGAAGCCCTGTCGGTCCGGCGTCGCCCCCTCTCTGCGGAGCGCTATCTCGCCGATGGCGCGCCCGAGGTACGGGCGGCCGCGGCCACCCTCCTGGTGAGCGATGCCCAGCGCGCCGACGAGCTCGGCGTGTGGGAGGTCATCGACAGCATGCTCAGCGATGGGCAGGCCGAGGTGCGAACCGCCATCCTGCGCCGCCTGCCCGTCGATCAAGCCGCGTGCCGCAACCTCATCCTGGCCCACGTGCACGACGAGGACGCCGACGTCCGGCAGGCGGTGATCGAGCAGATCCTTCGTCTTGATCCCACCGCGGACGAGGTGACAGAACGCGTGCAGCCCCTGCTCACCGACCGCAACGAGGAGGTTCGAGCCGCCATGGTGCGGTTCCTGAGCCGCTCGGGCAAGAAGGCGCTGCTCGGCGATCTGGCCGCCCGCCTGCACGATGACGCCATCGTGGTGCGCAGGGCCGCGGTCGAGACCCTGCGTCGCTGGGGCGACCAGGTCGTGCCGCACGTGGAACCGTTCCTCGACGCGCCGTCGACGCATACGGTCGACGCGACCCTGGCACTTCTCGGCGGGCTCCCCTCCAAGGAGGTCCGCGACAAGATGCGCACCTGGCTGCTGCATCGCCTCGATCTGGCCCACGACGCCGTGATCGCTGAATGCGTCATGCCGGCCGTGATGCGCGCCGTCACCACCCGCCTCGATCCGATGGACGCCTTGGGCCTGGAGAGCGCCAGGGTGACCACCGAGCCCCTGGCCATCCTGGCCCTGCGCGATTTCGTGGGGCGCGTGGTGCAGCACGTGCTCGAAGGTCTCGAATCCCTCGAAGACCCCACGGTCATCCGCAACATCCGCCGCTGTCTCGAGACCAGCCTGCGCCAGGCCAGGGGCGATGCCATGGAGGCCCTGTCGAATCTGCGCGAGCAGGCCGTGGCCCGGGGGTTGCTGCTGCTGCTCGACGATGGATCCCCTGAAGAGCGCCTGACCGTGTCACTAGGCTACCGACATCTCGCCGCGGCGCCGCCGTGGGAGCGGATCTCTGACGGGCTGCTCTGCCACCCCGATCGCTGGATCCGCGTGGCCAGCGCGATCCTGGCCGAGCAGACCGAGCCTGGAAGCGGAGGAAGGGAGTATCTCAAGACGGAAGAGTACGCCGTCATGAAGCACCTTCTGTTCCTGAAGAAGGTCCCGCTCTTCGGTCAGATGTCGCTCGAGCAGATCGAGGTCATCAGCCGCATCGTCAACGAGGTGAACTACTACCGGGGCGAGGTCATCTTCAAGGAGAGCGAGATCGGCGACAAGCTCTACATCATCGCGGAAGGCAAGGTCAGCGTGGTGAAGGGGCATCGCACTGCGGGCGAGGTCACCCTCGCCACCCTCAAGGAGACCGACTACTTCGGCGAGATGTCGGTGCTCGACAATGAGCCGCGCAGCGCCACCATCGTGGTCGACGAAGATTCGCGCCTGCTCTCCATCAGCGGAGAGAAGCTTCGCGACATCGTGCATCAGAAGCCCGAGATCGCCTTCGAGATCTTCAAGGTGCTGTCGACACGCCTGCGACGCGCCGATCAGAAGCTCGCCGAGATGGCCCGCGATGCCCGAAACGTTTGATCCGGGAGGCCTGGCCAGCGGGCCGGCCTGCGTGCAGACCCTGCGCGCCGAGTATGACATCCGGGTGAGCCAGCGCCTGGGTGCGCGCATCGTCGCCCTGGCGCGCAACCGCATCCAGCTCTCCCTCGCGCTCATCGAGATGGCCCCTCCCGCTTCAGAGCTGGAAGGCGCCCTTCTCCAGGAGGCCTGGACCCGGTGCACGTCGATCTCCGAGGCAACCCCCCTCATCGACCCGTGGGGCTGCGCCGTGGACGAAGATGGCCTCTTGAAGCTGGTGACGCCAGATGAGACAGACGCCCCCCCTCCGTCGATGACCCATTCCCAGCGCCCGCTCGACAGTGCAAAGCCAGATCCCGCGCCACCCGCGCCCGCTCCTCACGGCGCCCCCCTCGTCACGACCGATCGCCCCGCACTGGCGCCGGCCCTCGTGGGCGCGTCCCACGGCCTCACGGCGACCCGCACGAGCGACGATGATACCCCCTGGAGCGACGACCGCCTGCGCGACGCGGCGCGCACCCTCTTCGATGCCGAGGACCCGACAGAGCTCGTGGAATCGCTGCGGCGGGTCTTTCGCGCCGCCTTGGCGAGCAGCGTGGATCCCGTTCCCTTGCTGGTCGGTGCGCTGCGTCGACGCAAGCGCGTGCTCGCGGTCGAAGTGGGGGCACTGGTGAAGGCCCACCTCGATCGCGAGACCGGACGCGCCATCGAAGACCTGCACGGCGATGACGAGGCGCGCGTTCGCGACGGTGTGCACGTGCTCATGCATCGGCCGGCTGGAGCCCCCCTCTCCGCCCTGACGCTGCCCGCACTGACGCCGCTGCTGAACGAGCCACGACCGTTGCGCCAGATCATTGCAGACCTTGTAAACGCGCCCCAGCTCGTCGAGAGCGATGGCGCGCTGCTCGAGCCCTTCACCGACGCCCTGCTCGATCAGCTCACCGAGCTCGAGGCCTCAGAGCGGTACGCGCTGTCCCGCTTCCTCCTCGCCGTTCACGCGCGCTGGCCAGACCTTGCCGATGTTCTGCTGGGCCGCCTGGGCGCCACAGTCGATCTGCACATGCAGGCCTGGTACGGCAATGTGCTCGCCCGCATGCCGCTTGCGGAGCGAGAGCGCGCCCGCCTGGTCGACGCCCTGGTCGATCTGTTCGTGCGCCACGGCAGCGACGTGGCCCTGGCCGAGCGCCTCAAGATCACGTTCACCCATCTGGGAGCCGAGCCCCTCGCCCGCCTGACCGAGACAGCGCAGACCATCAGCAGCCCGATGGTGCGAAGCTACGTCGTCGACCTCTGGACCAGCTATCTGAGCGGAGGCCACACCCACCCACCGAAGACGGTGCTGGCCACGTTCCTTGCAAGCGAGATGGCGGCGCGAAACCGAACCGCGCTGCTGGCGATGATCCGCGCGCGCGACCTCACAGCGGGCCGTGTAGATCTGCTTGCCCTGCCCGAGCTCCAAATGTGTCTGGCGGATGACGAGACGCTGCGAGACATGGTGGTGACCACGCTGCTCGATGAGGTGCTGCACCTCGAGGACCCGGACGACCTGCTGGTGCTCGAGTTCCTCGCGCGCCTGGGGCGGTCGTCGGTGGAAGCCGCATTCGAGCGTTCCCGTGAGGAAGCCGCCCTCGACTCCCGCGCTGCCCCCCACCGCTTCCGCGTGTTCGCCTACGTGGCGTCGCGCCAGCCTCCCGCACCGTGGCTCGCGGAGATGGGAGAGGTGGCGAAGGGCTGGCCGTTCCTGCGGCGCACGCAGCTTCCCCTGACGCTGACCGGCATGGGCTTGCTCGGGCGCATTCCCGGACTGTCTGAGGAGACGCTGCAAGGCCTGATCACCCACCTTCTCCCAGATGACGTCACCACGGGCGTAACGTGGCCGCAAGCGAGGGTACGGGGCGTGCTCGAGCTCTACGAGAGCGTCACCTGCCCGCCCGCGCTCCGCGAGCAGGTCGAGACCCGTCTCGAGCAGATCGTGGCGGCGGAGGCGCTGCCCCGAGAGCTCCTCGTGGCAGCCCTGATGGGCATCGACACGCTGGTGGGACGGGCGGAACCTCCGTTGCGGGTCGACGCGCTGACCGTTACCCTTGCACGCATGGTGCTGCGCAAGAGCCGGGAGACGAGCCTGGAGAGCGTGCTCAGCGAGGCGCTGCGCGATGACACCGAGGGGTATGGTGTTCGCCTGCCTGAGGCCTGGAGCAAGGAGGAGCGCGATCTCGCGCTCACCATCCTGGGGAAGATCGCCGCCCACCCGGCCGTGAGCGAGAACCTGCATCGCATGATCACGGCCCGTCTGGCCGGCTTCACCGAGGACTGGCTCGACGCCCACGAGCGGGGGGAGAACCTGTACCTGCACCGCGACACGCCGCTGTGGAAGATCATGACCGATCTGCTGGCCCAGCGCGAGACCGAGCACACGGTGGAAGCCGTGGTGCGCGTGGGGCTGCGCGCGCTCGAGGTGCACCGTCACGCGCCCGCGAACCTGGCGCTCGAGCGGCGGGAAGACGTGCTTCGACTTCTGGGGCTGCTCGCGTGGCTCGCCCCGCAGGAGCCGGTAGAGGTTCGCGGCAGCCTGTCCATCGACATCCCGAAGACCGCACTCACCACGCTCATCACGATGGGCTCGCGAGAGAACGAGAACGCGCTGCTGATTCTGCGCGAGATCGAGGAACGCGTGCCCGACCGTCTCCGCGGGCAGCTCGAGACGTTCATGACGCTGCAGCGTCGGAGAAAGGCCCACGCATGAACCTCGAGAGCAAGCCGGTCGATCTCGACGAGCTCCTGCAGACCGCGGCACTGGCCGGGGCCACCGATGTGCTGCTGTCACCCGCGCCGCATCTGGGGAAGCTCATCGTGCGGGCGGCCTCCGTCACGATCATGTCGCGGGTGGTGGAACCGGGGTTGCTGCGATCGCTGTCGACCCAGCTCGGGTTGCGCACGGGCCAGCCGGCCCTGCTCGGGGCTGGCTCGCCGGGCCTCGACGCCTCGCTGGCGTCGTTCGAGCTGAAGGTCCGCGATGTCGACATGCGGGTCCGGGTGATCTGCACTCCAACGCCCAACGGTCCGGTGGTGCGGCTGCGACTTCAATCGCGTGATCTGCTGCGGCAGGCACTCGAGCAGTTCCGCGCGGGACGCTTCGGAGCGCTCGAGGTGCTTCGCGTGCTTGAAGAGCGCGATGGCGTCATCTTCGTGGCCGGTCCAACCAGCAGCGGCAAGACCAGTGCGCTGCATCACCTCGTGGCATGCATGCCCACGCAGCGCGCAGTGGCGGTGATGAGTGAGGCCGAGGAGCTGCCGCTGCCACACCTGGGAGCTGTGCAATCGAACGAGGCTGAGGTCGTGGCCATCGACGAGATCGACGAGACCGAGAAGATCGCCACGGCCATGCGTCTGGGGCGTCGACAGCTGGTTCTCGCCACATTGACGTGTCCCACGCTCGAGCTCGCCCTGCGGCGCATACGTGGAACCTGCGACGACCTGGAACCGCTCGTGGGCGTCCTGCGGGTCGACTGGCGCGGCGATGAGGCCATTCGGGTCGCGGCGTACCGATGGTTCGGGTTGGAGGGGCGCGCGCCTGAAGCGCGAATTCCGCGGGCACTGGTCGATCGCATGCACGATCTCGAGGCCTTTCAGGCGCTCGGAAGGCTGGAGGCCCAATGACCCGTTCCCCCCAGATCAATGCCGTCCTCGAGGGTGCTCGCGCTCGTGCCGCCGGACGCACCGCGCCGGAGCTGAAAACCGCTCTCGAACAAGCCGAGCAGATGCTCACACAGGTTCAGCGCGTGTTCGAGGGGCAGGTGCGATTTCGTGAGCGCACCGACGTTCTGAAGATCCAGAAGCCTCGGGTCGAATCGGCGCTGACGCGCATGCGCGAGGCGCTGGCCTCGATTCGGGCCGAGCGGTTCGACAGCGGCGCCGACGCGCTGCAGATGTGGTTCAACACGTTCACCGAAGCCATGGACGCGCTGAAGGCCGAGGAGACGGGGCAGCCCACCTACAGTCGCAGCCCCTACTTGAACATCTTGATGCGGCTGGCCGTTGGGGCCTCGCGACGAACCATCGCCCCCGAGGCATTGCAACAGGGCTTGAGCGAGCTGCTCATCCACCACCGTCGCGTGACCGCCGAGCTCGACAAGGTGGTGCGTCCCGGCAGCGAGGCGGCGCAGTACGGGCAGCGACGCGACGAGATCATGCAGCACGCCCAGATCATCGATCGCAGCCTGGTCGAGGCGCAGCGCCAGCTCTCTGCCAGTGCGCTGGCCGCCATTCCCCAGACCCTGCGGGCGGCATGTGCCGCGGCCGATGCTCTCACTGCCATCCAAGACGACTTCAAGAGCGCCGAGGAAGCGGCCCGCCATCGCCCCTGCTTCCGCTGCGGGGCCGACAACCCGCGCACGGTGCGCCACTGCGTCAAATGCCAGGCCATGTTGCCTCCGATGCCGGTGAGCGATGACGACCTCGCTGCCGTCGACGTGACACTCGAGGAAGGGCAGGCCCGCACCCGAGGTCACGCCCGCACCGAGCTCTCGGTGAAGCTCGAGGACGCGGCGCATGCCGTGCGTGAGGGCCGAATCGACGCCTCCGCGTTCGCGCGGGTGCTCGATGAGGCGCAAGATCGGCTCGACAAAGCGCGCCAAGGCTTCGCTGCGCTGCAGGTGCCGCCCAATTCCAGCGATGAAGAGCGCGAGGCTGCAGCCCAGGCAGGTGAGGCCATGCAGACCGCGTTCGCCCAGTTCGACGAGGGCCTGCAGCGCATGCGCGCCTACCTCCACGACGGCAACACAGCCACGCTCGAGCACGGTCTGGAGGCGGCGCTGACGGGCGGAGACACCCTCGCGGCCTTTAGCGAACTGGCGAAGCCGCAGCGCTGAGCCAGGCCGATCTGAAGGCAAAGCCGTAGCGCTGCGCCATTCCACACCGATCCGCGATGTGAACATCTCACAACGATGTTGCATGCGCATTGCGCCCCATCTTAGAATCACAGTGTGATGATGATTTCACGAACACTGGCCAGCCCCCGATGGCCAGCAGTCCAGGCGAGCGGCCTCCAGGGCCTGACGCACGCAGGCGGTAGCACCCCGCTCACACCTGCGCGCGAAACCGCGACGGTGACGAAGACGACGGCCTCGACGGCGACAGCCAGGAAGCCCGCCGCACGAGCCGAACACGGCGAGACCTCCCCCTCTCCCTCCTCAGGGAAGACCTCAGGGAAGGGCCGTGTCCGCGCCCACCGCGAGCCGCTCTGGAAGCGCATCGCCCACTATGTGCTCAACAGCACCCACGTCGTGGTGGAAGCCCTCGAGGCTGCCCACGTGGTCGCCGGGCTGGCGGTCGGCGGAGCCGTGGGCGCTGGCATCGTGAGCGTGGGCATGACGAGCCTGGGCGCCTCCCAGCTGGTCAACGGCATACGTGACAAGTCTGGCGAAGAGGTTGTCGAGGGAGCCGGCGGCATTCTCGTGGGTGCCAAGAGCGGCCTCGAGATGATCGCCCTGAGCGGTGCGCGAGAGTCGAGCGCGCTGCACTCCCTGGCCCACGACATCCACCCCTGGCTTGCCCCCCTCGGCGTCGCCCACGGCACGCTCGAGGTCGCACTGGGCGCGCGTCGCGTCTACACGGGCGTGCGCGATGGCCAGCTTGGGAAGACCGTTTCCGGGCTCCTGACCGTCGGTCTCGGAGCCTCCGTCTGCGCGGCCTCTCTTGGCGGAGGGTTGCCCGCCGTGGTCGCGTCGGGGCTGTTCCTCGCGGGTCGCATCGGGTGGGAGGAAGCCGCCAAGGTGAGCAGCGCTGGCCCGGGGCTCAACGCCCATCTGCACGGCCCGAAGGCCTGGCGCCTCCTCAACTGATCCCCGCGTCGAAGCGCGCTTCGCGTCTCTGCAGGCTTCGCGTCTCCGCGCGCTCCGTGTCTCTGCAGGATCAGCATCCCTGATCGCTCACCACGTCCAGACCCCTGTGCGCCTGTGCGTCTGCGCGCCTGCGCAGCCGTCTCTCCGCGCCCCCGCAACGCGCAGCACCTCGTGCGCACGTTCCGACGGAACGCAAACGGCGCCCGCGAAGGCGCCGCTCTGCTCAGGTAGTGCGACCGCGAGGGCCTACCAGCCGAAACCGCCATAGAAGGGCGAGTTGTATCCCATGTTCCAGCCGATCTGGCTGCCCACGCCGGAACCGATCATTCCGCCCGTGAATCCGCCGAGCATCGAGCCGATGCCCATTCCAGCGGGACCACCCAGGGCGCCGCCCAGCATTCCGCCGAGGCCCATTCCGAGGCCACCGCCGACCATTCCGCCCGCGAAGCCGCCCATCGAGGCGCCCATCATTCCGCCGGCAACATTGCCCATGCCGTACATGTAGGGCATTCCCATGCCCATTCCCATGCCCATCATCGGCATTCCGGCGCCCATCATCGGCACACCGAAGGCCATCGGCGGCATTCCGTACATCACGCTACCCATTCCAAACATCGTGTAGACCCTCCGTGCGTCTTGGTGGTTGATTTCAACTCTTGTGTTGGTCTATAACGACCCCTGTCACCCCAGTCTAGCACGGCCATGTTAACAGGATGTTTCCGGCCCGGCACTGTATAGCCCTCGCGTGAAGACACCGAAGAACCTTCTTGCCGAACGAGTTGCCGTGGCGTTCGCGGCCGCATTTCCCGAGGTGGAGGCCCCTGCGCGCGACCTGGTCGTGCCCGCGGCGCGGCCCGAGCACGGAGACTATCAGTGCAACCAGGCCCTGGGGCTTGCGAAGCAGCTGGGAAGCAAGCCTCGCGACGTCGCCGCCCGCCTTGTCGAGCACCTGAACGTCGACGACATCTGCCTCGCTCCCGAGATTGCGGGGCCTGGCTTCATCAACCTGCGCCTCTCTCCATTCTGGGTGGGAGCGTGTGTTGGGTCACGCGCCGGCGACGAGCGCCTCGGCGTCTCGCCGGTCGATCCCCCGCGCACCATCGTGCTCGACTACTCGTCGCCCAACGTGGCCAAGCCCATGCACGTGGGCCACATCCGCAGCACGGTCATCGGCGACGCCCTGGCCCGCACCCTGCGCTTCCTCGGTCATCAGGTCATTGCAGACAATCACATCGGTGACTGGGGCACGCAGTTCGGCATGATCCTGCTCGGCTACAAGGAACTGGCCGACGAGGCCGCCCTGAAAGCCGACCCGGTGAGCGAGCTGAAGCGCATCTACCGCGCGGTGAACGCGCGGGCCAAGACCGACGAATCGTATCGCGAGCGCGCCACGCAAGAGGTGGTGAAGCTGCAGGCCGAAGATCCGGAGCAGATGCGCATCTGGCGCGAGATCATCGCCCTCAGCCGCGAGGTTGCCGAGGAGATCTACGCGCGCCTCGGGGTGCGCTTCGACGTGTGGCACGGCGAGAGCTACTACAACACCATGCTCGGCCCCGTGGTCGATGAGCTGCTCGAAAGAGGCATTGCGCGCGTCGATCAGGGCGCGGCCGTTGTGTTCTTCGACGGGCCAGACGACCCGCCAGCCCTGGCCGACAAGCCCATGATCGTGCGCAAGCGAGACGGCGCGGCTCTCTACTCGACCAGCGATCTGGCCGCCATCAAGTACCGCCATGAGACCTGGAAGCCAGACGACATGCTCTACGTGGTCGACGGCCGCCAGCAAGACCACTTCCGTCAGGTGTTCGCCACTGCGCGCAAGTGGGGCTACACCCACAGCCGCTACGAGCACATCTGGTTTGGCACCATCCAGGGACCGGACGGCAAGCCGTTCAAGACCCGGGAAGGCGACACGCCCGAGCTCTCCGACCTGCTCGATGAGGCTGAGGAGCGCGCCCGCGCCATCGTGGCAGAGAAGAACCCGGACCTGCCCCCGGAGCGTCAGCGCGAGGTCGCGCGCGTGGTGGGGCTGGGC
This window of the Pseudomonadota bacterium genome carries:
- a CDS encoding arginine--tRNA ligase, whose translation is MKTPKNLLAERVAVAFAAAFPEVEAPARDLVVPAARPEHGDYQCNQALGLAKQLGSKPRDVAARLVEHLNVDDICLAPEIAGPGFINLRLSPFWVGACVGSRAGDERLGVSPVDPPRTIVLDYSSPNVAKPMHVGHIRSTVIGDALARTLRFLGHQVIADNHIGDWGTQFGMILLGYKELADEAALKADPVSELKRIYRAVNARAKTDESYRERATQEVVKLQAEDPEQMRIWREIIALSREVAEEIYARLGVRFDVWHGESYYNTMLGPVVDELLERGIARVDQGAAVVFFDGPDDPPALADKPMIVRKRDGAALYSTSDLAAIKYRHETWKPDDMLYVVDGRQQDHFRQVFATARKWGYTHSRYEHIWFGTIQGPDGKPFKTREGDTPELSDLLDEAEERARAIVAEKNPDLPPERQREVARVVGLGAVKYSDLAQARTSDYAFSWDRMLAMQGNTAPYMQYAYVRICSIIDKAGVDVTTLNAPAQLTEAAELALAKTLLRFGDALDDTAATYRPNVLTTYLFEVASAFSTFYEQCPVVSAEGPQRLSRLTLCRLTARTLERGLDLLGIETLPRM